TCGCCCGCGGCGGCACCATCCTCGGCTCCTCCCGCCTGGAGCGCGACCGCTTCGCCGCCGCCTGCGACAACGCCAAGGCGCTGGTCGAGAAGAGCGGCTTCGACGCGCTCATCCCGATCGGCGGCGAGGGCACGCTGACCGCCGCCCGGATGCTCTCCGACGCGGGCGTGCCGGTCGTCGGCGTCCCCAAGACGATCGACAACGACATCTCGTCGACCGACCGCACCTTCGGCTTCGACACCGCCGTCGGCGTCGCCACCGAGGCGATGGACCGGCTGAAGACCACCGCCGAGTCCCACCAGCGGGTGATGGTCGTCGAGGTGATGGGCCGCCACGCCGGCTGGATCGCGCTGGAGTCCGGCATGGCCGGCGGCGCCCACGGCATCTGCCTCCCCGAGCGCCCCTTCGACCCGGCCGACCTGGTCAAGATGGTCGAGGAGCGCTTCTCCCGCGGCAAGAAGTTCGCGGTCATCTGCGTCGCCGAGGGCGCCCACCCGGCCGACGGCACGATGGACTACGGCAAGGGCGAGATCGACCAGTTCGGCCACGAGCGCTTCCAGGGCATCGGCACCGCCCTCGCCTACGAGCTGGAGCGGCGGCTCGGCAAGGAGGCCCGCCCGGTCATCCTCGGCCACGTCCAGCGCGGCGGCACCCCGACGGCGTACGACCGCGTCCTCGCCACCCGCTTCGGCTGGCACGCGGTGGAGGCCGTGCACCGCGGCGACTTCGGCAACATGACCGCGCTGCGCGGCACCGACGTGAAGATGGTGCCGCTGGCCGAGGCCATCACCCAGCTGAAGACGGTCCCGGCGGACCGGATCCGCGAGGCCGAGTCGGTCTTCTGACCGTGCCGGACACGCAGCGACGGAGGTCCCGCAGGGCGGGACCTCCGTCCTCCGTTTCCCGGGGCCAAGGTCGTTTCTTTCAGACCGGGCCGGATCGGGGAGCGGCGTCGGGTGCGTGCGCTCGCAAGGCGGAGGAGGGAGTCGACGCGGTGGGGGCACCTCCCAGCTGGTGGCCGGGGGAGTCGGCGACCGACCACAACGCGGCGAGGGTGCGTGCCAGGCGTCGCGAGCCCGGCATGAGCCGGAAGAGACGGCCTAGTGCCCCACCGCCGCCCAGAAGTGGTCGGTGATCGCCTCCAGATAGGCCCGGCCCTCGTCGCCGGTCGCCCCGGAGGCGCCCCAGCTGGACGTCGCCGCCATGTGGGCGTGGTACTCGGCGTGCAGCCGCGCGAGCGCGGGCTCCAGCACCCGCCGGGGCAGCGGCAGCATCCGGACGGCCGGTTTCACGTACGCCTGCCAGCGGGTCGTCGCCGCGTCCCGCAGCAGCTCCGCGAGGCGGCCGTCGCCGCCGGTGGCCGTGATCAGCGCCCGCGGGCCGAGGCCGAGCACCTGGGCGAGCGCGGCCGTCTGCCGCTCGGTGCCCTTCCAGCTGCCCTCGTCCTCCATCCGGCGGTACGCGTGCGCGGCGACGCCCACCTGCCGGGCGAGGTCCTCCACGGAGAGCCCGCGGGCCACCCGGTGCTCCCGCAGGGTGGAGGCGACGGCGATCAGATCGGCGGGCGAGCACCACAGGACGCCCGCGAGCGCGGTCAGCTCCTGTTCGCTCGGCGTGAGGGTGCCGCGCTCCCAGGCGGCGACGGTGTCGGGCGTGACGAAGAGGCCGTACTGGGCGCGCAGGCCGTACGCGACATGGCCCGGTGCCATGCCGAGCCCCTGACGCAGGCGGCGCGCGGCCGGGGCGTCGAAGGGAGGAGAGGGATGGTGCACCACGCCACGGTAGGCACGCGGGGCGACCGATGGCTACGGTGCGTTCATCTGAGGCCACAGCCTGGAGGAAGGTGGGAACCGGCCGGTAATCGGACGGTGACGTCCGGTGAGCGGGATGAGGTCGGCGGCCCGGCGCGCGGGCCTCGCGACGAGGGCTCCGGGTGCGGGCTGCGGGCCGGCGGCTCCAGGAGGGGTGCGGGCTCCGGGCCCGAGGCTCTGGGCGGGGTACGGGTTCCGCGCCGGCGGAGCCCGGAGGGTGCGCGCCGCCCCGGTCGCTCCGGGAGGGGGCAAGGCGCCGGAGGAGGGGCGGTCCCGGGGCCGGGCGTCCCGGTCAGCGGGTGTCGGCGCGCCAGCGGTACTGGAGTTCCGGGCGGCCGATCTGGCCGTACTGGGGCGCGCGGACCGCGCGGCCCTCGGTGACCAGGTGCTCCAGGTAGCGGCGGGCGGTGATCCGCGAGATGCCCACCGCCGCGCCCGCCTCCGCGGCGGTCAGCCCGGCCGGCGCCTCGCGCAGCGAGCGGGTGACCGACTCCAGGGTCGGACCGCTCAGCCCCTTCGGCAGGGTCGCCGGCCGCGGGGCGCGCAGCGCCGCGAGCGCCCGGTCGACCTCGTCCTGCCCGGACGCCTCGCCGGCCGCGCCCCGGAACTCGGCGTACCGGGTCAGCCGGTCCCGCAGGGTGGCGAAGGCGAAGGGCTTGAGCACGTACTGGACCACCCCGAGGGAGACCCCCTCGCGCACCACGGCCAGATCGCGCGCCGAGGTCACCGCGATGACGTCCGCCCCGTGCCCGGCGGCCCGCAGCGCCCGCAGCAGGGCGAGCCCGTAGCCGTCCGGCAGGTAGAGGTCGAGCAGGATCAGGTCGACGGGCATCCGGTCGAGCAGCCGCACCGCCGCCGCCCGCGAGTGCGCCACCCCGACCACCCGGAAGCCCTCCACCCGGCCCGCGTACAGCGCGTGCGCGTCGGCGGCGACCGGATCGTCCTCGACCACGAGCACCCGGATCTCCTGCGGCCCGCTCACGCGTCGCCTCCGGCGGGGGTGCGGGGGAGCGGGACGCGCACCGTGAAGCGGGCGCCGCCCTCCG
The Streptomyces roseofulvus genome window above contains:
- a CDS encoding response regulator — encoded protein: MSGPQEIRVLVVEDDPVAADAHALYAGRVEGFRVVGVAHSRAAAVRLLDRMPVDLILLDLYLPDGYGLALLRALRAAGHGADVIAVTSARDLAVVREGVSLGVVQYVLKPFAFATLRDRLTRYAEFRGAAGEASGQDEVDRALAALRAPRPATLPKGLSGPTLESVTRSLREAPAGLTAAEAGAAVGISRITARRYLEHLVTEGRAVRAPQYGQIGRPELQYRWRADTR
- a CDS encoding 6-phosphofructokinase translates to MRIGVLTAGGDCPGLNAVIRSVVHRAVTHYGDEVIGFEDGYAGLLDGRYRPLDLNAVSGILARGGTILGSSRLERDRFAAACDNAKALVEKSGFDALIPIGGEGTLTAARMLSDAGVPVVGVPKTIDNDISSTDRTFGFDTAVGVATEAMDRLKTTAESHQRVMVVEVMGRHAGWIALESGMAGGAHGICLPERPFDPADLVKMVEERFSRGKKFAVICVAEGAHPADGTMDYGKGEIDQFGHERFQGIGTALAYELERRLGKEARPVILGHVQRGGTPTAYDRVLATRFGWHAVEAVHRGDFGNMTALRGTDVKMVPLAEAITQLKTVPADRIREAESVF
- a CDS encoding helix-turn-helix transcriptional regulator; its protein translation is MAPGHVAYGLRAQYGLFVTPDTVAAWERGTLTPSEQELTALAGVLWCSPADLIAVASTLREHRVARGLSVEDLARQVGVAAHAYRRMEDEGSWKGTERQTAALAQVLGLGPRALITATGGDGRLAELLRDAATTRWQAYVKPAVRMLPLPRRVLEPALARLHAEYHAHMAATSSWGASGATGDEGRAYLEAITDHFWAAVGH